Within Bacteroidales bacterium, the genomic segment GGCTAATTTCATAAGATATAAGAAAATTAATTGCTAAAGGGTTAATAATATAATAGCCAAACAATATTCCGATTGCAAACAAAAAAGATGTATAAAACACAAATCCTTTAAGGCTTTTTGATTCGTTTTCATGAAACGCAGGTTTGATAAACTTCCATAATTCAAATAAAAAATAAGGAAAAGCAAATACTATTCCGGTAACAAACGAAATTATCAGATGGGAACGAAACTGTCCTGCCATTTCTATATTAATTATTTCAAAGGATTTTTGGTTAATACAAAGTATGGACGAATTTAAAATATCGCCTAATGAGCAAAGTAAGCTGTTTGTGAAAAAATCACTTTTTCTTGGTCCTAAAATTACTGTATCATAAATAAATTCTTTAAAAAAAAAGGCTATAACAGAAAATATACCTATAGCAATTATTGAACGAATTAAAACTGAACGCAATTCGTCTAAATGCTCCCAGAATGTCATTTCATTAGGTTTGTTTTGTGTAGATTTTTTTTTATTACTCATTATTTCTACTCAGTGCTTAAAATTCATATTTTGTTAATTTCCGGGAAAAATACAATTTGAATAATTTATAATTGAGTTTACTACGAAAAGTCGCAAAAACCAAATAAAGCCACAGATTCACAGATTTTTAAAAAATAAATCTGTGATAATCAGTGTAATCAGTGTAATCAGTGGCAATTATTTTTAATTATTTTAAACAAATATCTTTTCGGAGTGGACTCATAATTCAATAATGAAACTTTAGGATAAAATTCTAACTTGTCAGTATCAGGTAATATCGTATGAAGAAATATTTGCCTTTTTTATGAATTAGGTAATAAGCAAAAGAGAATTATTTATCCGTATCTTTTGATTCTTCTTTTTTTTCATTGACATCCTTATCTGAACTTTTACCGGACGAAGCATCCCTGAATTCTTTAAGTCCTTTACCAAGTCCTCGCATTAATTCGGGAATTTTCCTGCCTCCAAATAATAACAAAACAATTATAAGGATGATAATAATTTCCTGTCCGCCTATTATGCCAAGCAATATTTGATTTTCAATCATTGTAGTATTTTTTTTATTATTCTAAACAAAGATAATAATTTTTATGGATTGTTACTCAATTTTATAAGATGGCGATTGGTAATAATATATATTTGCTATACTATGCACGGTGTAAAATTAGACATATTTTATAAGTTCCAAGACCCAAATCTCAAGTCCCAAATTCCAAGAAAAAACGCTTGGATCTTGGTGTTTGGAATTTGGAGCTTGGGTCTTTTTAGGAATTTAAAATGAAACAATTTATCCCGTTCACAGTATAGACAGGACTCATTATTGATAGCG encodes:
- the tatC gene encoding twin-arginine translocase subunit TatC; protein product: MSNKKKSTQNKPNEMTFWEHLDELRSVLIRSIIAIGIFSVIAFFFKEFIYDTVILGPRKSDFFTNSLLCSLGDILNSSILCINQKSFEIINIEMAGQFRSHLIISFVTGIVFAFPYFLFELWKFIKPAFHENESKSLKGFVFYTSFLFAIGILFGYYIINPLAINFLISYEISPEVVNQIKLGSYISNVLMICLSTGLVFELPLLIYFLTKMGMITPQILKKYRKHSAILFFILSAIITPPDIFSQFLVAMPLFLLYEISISISKRVTKKQFFS
- the tatA gene encoding twin-arginine translocase TatA/TatE family subunit, whose translation is MIENQILLGIIGGQEIIIILIIVLLLFGGRKIPELMRGLGKGLKEFRDASSGKSSDKDVNEKKEESKDTDK